In a genomic window of Piliocolobus tephrosceles isolate RC106 chromosome 1, ASM277652v3, whole genome shotgun sequence:
- the RHOU gene encoding rho-related GTP-binding protein RhoU, producing the protein MPPQQGDPAFPDRCEAPPVPPRRERGGRGGRGPGEPGGRGRAGGAEGRGVKCVLVGDGAVGKTSLVVSYTTNGYPTEYIPTAFDNFSAVVSVDGRPVRLQLCDTAGQDEFDKLRPLCYTNTDIFLLCFSVVSPSSFQNVSEKWVPEIRCHCPKAPIILVGTQSDLREDVKILIELDKCKEKPVPEEAAKLCAEEIKAASYIECSALTQKNLKEVFDAAIVAGIQYSDTQQQPKKSKSRTPDKMKNLSKSWWKKYCCFV; encoded by the exons ATGCCCCCGCAGCAGGGGGACCCCGCGTTCCCCGACCGCTGCGAGGCGCCTCCGGTGCCGCCGCGTCGGGAGCGCGGGGGACGCGGGGGACGCGGGCCTGGGGAGCCGGGGGGCCGAGGGCGCGCGGGGGGTGCCGAGGGGCGCGGCGTCAAGTGCGTGCTGGTCGGCGACGGTGCGGTGGGCAAAACGAGCCTGGTGGTGAGCTACACCACCAACGGCTACCCCACAGAGTACATCCCCACTGCCTTCGACAACTTCTCCG cgGTGGTGTCTGTGGATGGGCGGCCCGTGAGACTCCAACTCTGTGACACTGCCGGACAG GATGAATTTGACAAGCTGAGGCCTCTCTGCTATACCAACACAGACATCTTCCTCCTCTGCTTTAGTGTCGTGAGCCCCTCATCCTTCCAGAACGTCAGTGAGAAATGGGTGCCGGAGATTCGATGCCACTGTCCCAAAGCCCCCATCATCCTAGTTGGAACGCAGTCGGATCTCAGAGAAGACGTCAAAATCCTCATTGAGTTGGACAAATGCAAAGAAAAGCCAGTGCCTGAAGAGGCGGCTAAGCTGTGCGCCGAGGAAATCAAAGCCGCCTCCTACATCGAGTGTTCAGCCTTGACTCAAAAAAACCTCAAAGAGGTCTTTGATGCAGCCATCGTCGCTGGCATTCAATACTCGGACACTCAGCAACAGCCAAAGAAGTCTAAAAGCAGGACTCCAGATAAAATGAAAAACCTCTCCAAGTCCTGGTGGAAGAAGTACTGCTGTTTCGTATGA